A single Symbiobacterium thermophilum IAM 14863 DNA region contains:
- a CDS encoding BTAD domain-containing putative transcriptional regulator, with amino-acid sequence MNGQQTQAAHVHLPRPHLTARLQEGLTRRLTVLLAPAGYGKTSALRAFVGAAGLPVLWLDRPFETEWRGFLQQLGEGVARELRGGTSLVRTLYGGGLPEDPLPLLLADLSAVAGDHVLVFDDLRPVPGDSPVADLIGRLAESAGERTHIYIAARAALPFPTVRLKLSEGAGEITEQELRFRREEMAAWLTAATGEPPSAAVLDRVEQLTEGWPAALVLLTEAARQAGGLAAIPAVDDLAAPLPEDLTAYLADEVMEGLDPAVRSFMEESAILNFVTPAACEALLGRRDSEQMVDRLCRVHRLLVPVGPGVYRYPSLLQRFLLGYLRTRGPDVLNRLSRMCIAPAWLAEPEPDRLSQMAEHLSPAQKAQYPWVALCEARYLLNAGQAERAMGIARLALRSCEQAGDRRGVFYSHVLLSDCLFLRRDFARSQEHLAEAASALQPEFRDDAALLALKQAVLAYMTGAGPEELEAGLRTALVLYVESGDLIGEAEVLDVLGMVRVRRGDYRSGLALLERSSRLLRAAGIPEHETGLNLAWACLESGRFQDACRLSRPLATGSRKVGRRAYALLCLLIAHTRLGEFTAASALVPLAHAAVEELGLPHLRAWLNAALAALHRLSGEAPAAAPDGPGPEGAHVPERVEAVMLHLFFTGDARAAAQIAAKTLETLQERATALERTLLSLGLAVARFRTARTESRREAVQALQRALAECQRRGTDFFVLHEWQLALAVVVYGLAYNVQPAYCVNLLMRMAGELPASVRLRGIRLAGSELRALPTAWRALSDEAARTALAALLPAEQRQQMATLESGPTLITIRLLGPLAVRLGDAPVDLRALKRRKTGQLLALLLAQDGPLPREQIIERLWPDLTPRAAHTSLRVALHHLRRLLEPHLGGRTRSSYIQAEGGLIWFQRRPEVWVDLDQFRRTLQQAEAARAAGRTEEAARLLEEVGTLYRGDLLSDDPYALGDLRDRWRQRWAEALDWLGHYYWLEAGRPDKAIHAFQRRLALEEYHEPTHQALMRIYLNTGQPDRARQQYRACAEALAAHLGVSPSPVTESLLQTAVAGGAGKSV; translated from the coding sequence GTGAACGGGCAGCAGACGCAGGCAGCTCACGTCCACCTGCCGCGCCCGCACCTCACCGCCCGGCTGCAGGAAGGGCTCACCCGGCGCCTGACGGTGCTCCTGGCCCCTGCGGGATACGGCAAGACCAGCGCACTGCGTGCCTTCGTAGGTGCGGCCGGACTGCCCGTCCTCTGGCTGGACCGGCCGTTCGAAACGGAGTGGCGCGGCTTCCTGCAGCAACTGGGCGAGGGCGTCGCCCGAGAACTGCGCGGCGGCACCTCTCTGGTCCGCACCCTGTACGGCGGCGGTCTGCCGGAAGATCCTCTGCCGCTCCTGCTCGCCGACCTGAGCGCCGTCGCCGGCGACCACGTGCTGGTGTTCGACGACCTGCGTCCGGTTCCCGGGGACTCCCCCGTCGCCGACCTCATCGGGCGGCTGGCGGAGTCGGCAGGCGAGCGGACGCACATCTACATCGCCGCACGCGCGGCGCTGCCCTTCCCTACCGTACGGCTGAAGCTGAGCGAGGGGGCAGGGGAGATCACCGAGCAGGAGCTCCGGTTCCGGCGGGAAGAGATGGCCGCATGGCTGACCGCGGCCACGGGCGAACCGCCCTCCGCCGCTGTGCTCGACCGGGTGGAACAGCTCACCGAGGGCTGGCCCGCGGCCTTGGTGCTGCTCACCGAGGCCGCCCGGCAAGCCGGGGGGCTTGCGGCCATCCCCGCCGTTGACGACCTGGCCGCGCCGCTGCCTGAGGATCTGACCGCCTACCTCGCCGACGAGGTGATGGAAGGACTCGACCCCGCGGTCCGGTCGTTCATGGAGGAGAGCGCCATCCTCAACTTCGTGACCCCCGCGGCCTGCGAGGCCCTTCTGGGCAGGCGGGACAGCGAGCAGATGGTCGACCGGCTCTGCCGGGTCCACCGGCTTCTCGTCCCGGTGGGTCCGGGGGTGTATCGCTACCCTTCCTTACTTCAACGCTTCCTCCTCGGCTACCTGCGGACCCGGGGGCCGGACGTCCTCAACCGGCTGAGCCGCATGTGCATAGCGCCCGCCTGGCTGGCGGAGCCTGAACCGGACCGGCTGAGCCAGATGGCAGAACATCTGTCGCCTGCACAGAAGGCCCAGTATCCCTGGGTGGCCCTGTGCGAGGCGCGGTATCTGCTGAACGCGGGCCAGGCGGAACGGGCGATGGGCATTGCCCGTCTGGCGCTCCGGTCCTGCGAACAGGCCGGAGACCGGCGCGGTGTTTTCTACAGCCACGTCCTGCTGAGCGACTGCCTCTTCCTGCGCCGGGACTTTGCGCGCAGCCAGGAGCACCTGGCCGAGGCGGCCAGCGCCCTGCAGCCGGAGTTCCGGGACGACGCGGCCCTGTTGGCGCTGAAACAGGCGGTGCTCGCGTACATGACCGGGGCGGGGCCCGAAGAGCTGGAGGCCGGGCTGCGCACCGCGCTTGTCCTCTACGTGGAGTCGGGCGACCTCATCGGCGAGGCGGAGGTTCTGGATGTGCTCGGGATGGTCCGCGTCCGGCGGGGAGACTACCGCAGCGGGCTTGCGCTGCTGGAGCGGTCCAGCCGGCTGCTGCGCGCCGCCGGGATCCCGGAGCACGAGACGGGCCTCAACCTGGCCTGGGCCTGTCTCGAAAGCGGCCGGTTCCAGGACGCCTGCCGCCTGAGCCGCCCGCTGGCCACGGGCTCACGAAAGGTGGGACGCCGGGCGTACGCCCTGCTCTGCCTCCTGATCGCCCACACGCGCCTCGGCGAGTTCACCGCGGCGTCGGCCCTGGTCCCGCTCGCCCACGCCGCCGTGGAGGAGCTGGGCCTTCCCCATCTGCGCGCATGGCTCAACGCCGCGCTGGCCGCGCTGCACCGGCTGAGCGGCGAGGCGCCGGCAGCCGCGCCCGACGGCCCCGGTCCGGAAGGTGCACACGTCCCCGAGCGGGTCGAGGCCGTCATGCTTCATCTATTCTTTACGGGAGACGCCCGTGCAGCCGCACAGATTGCGGCGAAAACGCTGGAAACGCTGCAAGAAAGGGCCACGGCGCTGGAGCGCACGCTGCTCTCCCTCGGCCTGGCCGTGGCCCGCTTCCGCACCGCCCGCACCGAGTCACGGCGGGAGGCCGTGCAGGCGCTGCAGCGGGCCCTGGCCGAGTGCCAGCGCCGCGGCACGGATTTCTTTGTCCTGCACGAGTGGCAGCTGGCCCTCGCCGTGGTGGTCTACGGCCTCGCATACAACGTGCAGCCCGCGTACTGCGTGAACCTGCTCATGCGCATGGCCGGCGAGCTGCCCGCTTCCGTCCGGCTGCGAGGGATCCGGTTGGCCGGCAGCGAGCTGCGTGCCCTTCCCACCGCCTGGCGGGCCCTGTCCGACGAGGCGGCCCGCACTGCGCTGGCCGCGCTGCTTCCGGCGGAGCAACGACAGCAGATGGCGACGCTCGAGTCGGGCCCGACGCTGATCACCATCCGGCTGCTCGGCCCGCTCGCCGTCCGCCTGGGAGACGCGCCCGTCGACCTGCGGGCGCTGAAACGGCGCAAGACCGGCCAGCTCCTCGCCCTCCTGCTCGCGCAGGACGGCCCGCTGCCGCGGGAGCAGATCATTGAACGGCTCTGGCCCGACCTGACCCCCCGCGCGGCCCACACATCCCTGCGGGTTGCGCTCCACCACCTGCGCCGGCTTCTGGAGCCCCACCTCGGCGGCAGGACCCGGTCCAGCTACATTCAGGCGGAGGGCGGACTGATCTGGTTTCAGCGCCGTCCCGAGGTGTGGGTGGACCTGGACCAGTTCAGGCGCACCCTGCAGCAGGCGGAGGCGGCGCGTGCGGCGGGCCGTACGGAGGAGGCCGCCCGCCTGCTGGAAGAGGTGGGCACGCTCTACCGGGGCGACCTGCTCTCCGATGACCCGTATGCCCTGGGCGACCTGCGGGACCGTTGGCGGCAGCGCTGGGCCGAAGCGCTGGACTGGCTCGGCCATTACTACTGGCTGGAGGCCGGCCGGCCCGACAAGGCGATTCATGCCTTCCAGCGCCGGCTCGCCCTGGAGGAGTACCATGAACCCACCCACCAGGCGCTGATGCGCATCTACCTGAACACGGGCCAGCCCGACCGGGCGCGCCAGCAGTACCGGGCCTGTGCGGAGGCTCTGGCGGCACACCTCGGCGTTTCCCCGTCGCCGGTCACGGAGTCGCTCCTTCAGACGGCGGTGGCCGGCGGAGCGGGGAAGTCCGTCTGA
- the megL gene encoding methionine gamma-lyase has product MEQTRQPGLATRCVHAGQRPDPLTGAISPPIYQTSTFAFASLEQGAARFAGEEPGYIYTRLGNPTVAALEAKIADLEGGEAAVAFGSGMAAIAAVVTALVRAGDHVLFGNPIYGCTYDFLMDVMARFGVEATPVDPARPGQVERAIRPNTRLLLFETPANPTLRLADIRALSDLAHRHQITVVVDNTFMSPYLQRPLEHGADMVVHSATKFIGGHGDVVAGLAVGPAEVMARVRSTTLKNFGGILSPFDAWLLLRGLKTLAIRMERHSENALKVARYLEQHPLVMRVYYPGLESSPYHELARRQMDGFGGLLSFELMGGMEAGRTLLNHVRLCTVAVSLGDTDTLIQHPASMTHAVVPPEARAAAGISDGLVRLSVGLEDADDIIADLDQALAAVGRAQKR; this is encoded by the coding sequence ATGGAACAGACCCGGCAGCCAGGACTGGCCACGCGCTGTGTCCACGCAGGGCAGCGTCCCGATCCGCTCACCGGCGCCATCTCACCCCCGATCTACCAGACCTCCACCTTTGCCTTTGCCAGCCTGGAGCAGGGCGCCGCACGGTTTGCCGGTGAGGAACCGGGTTATATCTACACCCGGTTGGGCAATCCGACGGTCGCGGCCCTGGAGGCGAAGATCGCCGACCTGGAGGGAGGCGAGGCCGCCGTGGCGTTCGGTTCGGGCATGGCGGCGATCGCAGCCGTGGTGACGGCGCTGGTCCGGGCCGGCGACCACGTCCTGTTCGGCAACCCGATCTACGGGTGCACCTACGACTTCCTGATGGACGTCATGGCGCGCTTCGGGGTCGAGGCCACTCCGGTGGACCCGGCCCGGCCCGGGCAGGTGGAGCGGGCCATCCGTCCCAACACCCGTCTGCTCCTCTTCGAGACCCCCGCCAACCCGACGCTGCGGCTCGCGGACATCCGCGCCCTCTCCGATCTGGCTCACCGGCACCAGATCACCGTCGTGGTCGACAATACCTTCATGTCCCCCTACCTGCAGCGGCCGCTGGAGCACGGCGCGGACATGGTGGTCCACAGCGCCACCAAGTTCATCGGCGGCCACGGCGACGTGGTGGCGGGCCTGGCCGTCGGCCCTGCGGAGGTGATGGCGCGGGTCCGCAGCACGACGCTCAAGAACTTCGGCGGGATCCTTTCGCCCTTCGACGCGTGGCTGCTGCTGCGCGGGCTGAAGACCCTGGCCATTCGCATGGAGCGGCACAGCGAGAACGCGCTGAAGGTCGCCCGGTACCTGGAGCAGCATCCCCTGGTGATGCGGGTGTACTACCCCGGGCTGGAGTCCTCGCCTTATCACGAGCTGGCCCGACGGCAGATGGACGGCTTCGGGGGGCTGCTCTCCTTCGAGCTGATGGGCGGCATGGAGGCCGGGCGCACCCTGCTGAACCACGTGCGGCTCTGCACCGTGGCCGTCTCCCTGGGCGACACGGACACGCTGATCCAGCATCCTGCATCCATGACCCACGCGGTGGTGCCGCCGGAGGCGCGGGCCGCGGCGGGGATTTCCGACGGGCTGGTGCGGCTGTCGGTGGGGCTGGAGGATGCGGACGACATCATCGCGGATCTGGATCAGGCGCTGGCGGCCGTGGGGCGCGCGCAGAAGCGCTGA
- a CDS encoding aspartate ammonia-lyase, giving the protein MQQTRTERDLLGEKQVPADAYYGIQTTRALENFRITGQRLHPALVRGLAQVKKAAAQANHQLGYLPDDVARAIVQACDEILAGRLADQFPIDPVQGGAGTSANMNANEVIANRAIEILGGRKGDYSLVSPNDHVNFAQSTNDAFPTALRLALMERADVLVESLVGLEEALRAKAAEFDDVVKVGRTHLQDAVPIRLGQEFSAWCAAVERGRRRIQQAVEALCEVNMGATAVGTGLNADPAYPPLVIELLSRNTGRSLRPPADLVDATQNVDPLVALSGSLKALAVSLSKIANDIRLMASGPRCGLYEIRLPEMQPGSSIMPGKVNPVMAEVLNQTCFLVIGLDLTVTLAGEAGQLELNVMEPVMGHALFTSIDALESVVRLFTDRCVRGIQANRERCEELVNRSIGLVTAINPIVGYKNASEVAREATLTGRPVREIVLEKGLLTAEEIDEILSPKHLTTMGIARRTHD; this is encoded by the coding sequence ATGCAGCAGACGCGCACCGAACGGGATCTGCTGGGCGAAAAACAGGTTCCCGCAGACGCCTACTACGGCATCCAGACGACGCGTGCGCTGGAGAACTTCCGCATTACCGGCCAGCGGCTGCACCCTGCCCTGGTGCGGGGCCTCGCCCAGGTGAAGAAGGCCGCGGCCCAGGCGAATCACCAGCTGGGATACTTGCCGGACGACGTCGCCCGTGCCATCGTGCAGGCGTGCGACGAGATCCTCGCGGGCCGGCTGGCCGACCAGTTCCCCATCGATCCGGTACAGGGCGGCGCCGGGACGTCCGCCAACATGAACGCCAACGAGGTGATCGCCAACCGGGCCATCGAGATCCTGGGGGGGCGTAAGGGCGACTACAGCCTGGTCTCCCCCAACGACCACGTGAACTTCGCCCAGTCCACCAACGACGCCTTCCCCACCGCCCTGCGGCTGGCGCTCATGGAGCGGGCGGACGTGCTGGTGGAGAGCCTGGTCGGGCTGGAGGAGGCCCTGCGCGCCAAGGCCGCCGAGTTCGACGACGTGGTGAAGGTCGGCCGCACCCACCTGCAGGACGCCGTGCCGATCCGGCTGGGGCAGGAGTTTTCGGCCTGGTGCGCGGCGGTGGAGCGGGGGCGGCGGCGCATCCAGCAGGCTGTGGAGGCCCTGTGCGAGGTCAACATGGGCGCGACCGCGGTGGGGACGGGCCTCAACGCCGACCCGGCGTACCCGCCGCTGGTCATCGAGTTGCTCAGCCGCAACACCGGGCGGAGCCTCCGTCCGCCGGCTGACCTCGTGGACGCCACCCAGAACGTCGACCCGCTGGTGGCCCTCAGCGGCAGCCTGAAGGCGCTGGCGGTGAGCCTCTCCAAGATCGCCAACGACATCCGGCTGATGGCCTCGGGGCCGCGCTGCGGGCTCTACGAGATCAGGCTGCCGGAGATGCAGCCGGGCTCCTCCATCATGCCCGGCAAGGTGAACCCCGTCATGGCGGAGGTGCTGAACCAGACCTGCTTCCTGGTGATCGGCCTGGACCTGACGGTGACCCTCGCGGGCGAGGCCGGCCAGCTGGAGCTGAACGTGATGGAGCCGGTGATGGGCCACGCCCTCTTCACCAGCATCGACGCCCTGGAGAGCGTCGTGCGGCTGTTCACCGACCGGTGCGTGCGGGGCATCCAGGCCAACCGGGAGCGCTGCGAGGAGCTGGTCAACCGGTCCATCGGGCTGGTGACCGCCATCAACCCCATCGTCGGGTACAAGAACGCCTCTGAGGTGGCGCGCGAGGCCACGCTCACGGGCCGCCCGGTCCGGGAGATCGTGCTGGAGAAGGGTCTGCTCACTGCCGAGGAGATCGACGAGATCCTGTCGCCCAAGCACCTGACGACCATGGGGATCGCCCGGCGGACCCACGACTGA
- a CDS encoding RsmB/NOP family class I SAM-dependent RNA methyltransferase, whose product MVGLEDRALPQPFVARMSALLQDEFPAFLATYSSPPERGIRANRLKIAREELAERMGLTAEPVPWNPDGLYCPPSLRPGWHPYHAAGLYYGQEPSAMVVAPLVGARPGERVLDLAAAPGGKTTQLAAQMENRGLLVANEVDPGRVRALVENLERLGITCAAVVSERPERLAERLPGFFDRVLVDAPCSGEGMFRKTPEVRDRWRPDMPEACARVQGEILNSAVELLRPGGRLVYSTCTFAPEENEEVLLQLLTRRADLRMLPLPPVPGIAPGRPEWTRDPARAATVGVGLAGRLWPHRVRGEGHFVAVLERVADGAGRQRPPLRRDWQRPSKEALADFRTFCRETLTPAGQDALPPEAELRQHGEWLFAPPADSRALVGMHVVRAGLQLGRALRGRFEPSHPLALALRPGHVQRVRDLAAGSPELLAYLRGETLPAGGERGWTLVTVDGFPLGWAKAANGILKNHYPKVLRWDAGAPEPIDPES is encoded by the coding sequence GTGGTTGGCCTGGAGGATCGCGCACTCCCCCAGCCGTTCGTCGCCCGCATGTCCGCGTTGCTGCAGGACGAGTTCCCCGCCTTCCTGGCGACGTACAGCTCGCCCCCGGAACGGGGGATCCGGGCGAACCGGCTGAAGATCGCACGGGAGGAGCTGGCAGAGCGCATGGGACTTACGGCCGAACCGGTGCCCTGGAATCCGGACGGCCTGTACTGCCCGCCTTCGCTGCGCCCCGGCTGGCACCCGTACCATGCGGCCGGGCTTTACTACGGGCAGGAACCCAGCGCAATGGTGGTCGCGCCGCTGGTCGGGGCCCGACCCGGCGAGCGGGTGCTGGACCTGGCCGCGGCCCCTGGGGGCAAGACGACCCAGCTCGCGGCGCAGATGGAAAACCGCGGCCTCCTCGTGGCCAACGAGGTCGACCCCGGCCGGGTGCGCGCCCTGGTCGAGAACCTGGAGCGGCTGGGCATCACGTGCGCCGCGGTGGTGAGCGAGCGGCCCGAGCGGCTGGCGGAAAGGCTGCCGGGTTTCTTCGACCGGGTCCTGGTGGACGCCCCCTGCTCCGGGGAGGGCATGTTCCGCAAGACGCCCGAGGTCCGCGACCGCTGGCGACCCGACATGCCGGAGGCCTGCGCCCGCGTGCAGGGGGAGATCCTGAACAGCGCCGTGGAGCTCCTCCGCCCCGGCGGGCGGCTGGTCTACTCCACCTGCACCTTCGCCCCCGAGGAGAACGAGGAGGTCCTGCTTCAGTTGCTCACGAGGCGGGCCGACCTGCGCATGCTCCCCCTCCCCCCGGTTCCCGGGATCGCGCCCGGGCGTCCCGAATGGACCCGCGATCCGGCGCGGGCGGCCACCGTCGGCGTCGGGCTGGCCGGGCGGCTCTGGCCCCACCGGGTGCGGGGCGAGGGCCACTTCGTCGCGGTGCTGGAGCGGGTCGCGGACGGCGCGGGCCGGCAGCGCCCGCCGCTCCGCAGGGATTGGCAGCGGCCGTCCAAGGAGGCGCTGGCGGACTTCCGCACGTTCTGCCGCGAGACGCTGACACCGGCCGGACAGGACGCGCTGCCGCCGGAGGCGGAACTGCGGCAGCACGGAGAGTGGCTCTTTGCGCCTCCGGCAGACAGCCGGGCGCTGGTGGGGATGCACGTGGTGCGCGCCGGCCTGCAGCTCGGCCGGGCGCTCAGGGGCCGGTTCGAACCCTCACATCCGCTGGCCCTGGCGCTGCGGCCCGGGCACGTGCAGCGGGTGCGCGACCTGGCCGCCGGCTCCCCCGAACTCCTGGCCTACCTGCGGGGCGAGACCCTGCCCGCCGGCGGCGAGCGCGGCTGGACGCTGGTCACGGTCGACGGCTTCCCCCTGGGCTGGGCCAAGGCGGCCAACGGGATCCTGAAGAACCACTACCCCAAGGTCCTGCGCTGGGACGCCGGGGCGCCGGAGCCCATCGACCCCGAAAGCTGA
- a CDS encoding purine-nucleoside phosphorylase, with translation MSDLLQRIEEARAAVAARGGVTPQVGLILGSGLGDLADQVEDAVKVPYNEIPHFPVSTAPGHAGRLVIGRLEGKPVVAMQGRVHFYEGYTMEQVTFPVRVMRALGVETLIVTCAAGGLNPSFSAGDLMLITDHINFMGQDPLRGPNDERLGPRFPATVGAYTPELRELAVAVAQEMGVSLRQGTYTAISGPCYNTSAELRMLQRLGGDAVGMSTVPEVVTARHMGLRVLGIACITDMALPDAPVHLTHEQVLEVANRTKPLFQNLVRGVVRRI, from the coding sequence ATGTCCGACCTGTTGCAGCGCATCGAGGAAGCCCGCGCGGCCGTGGCCGCCAGGGGCGGCGTCACGCCGCAAGTCGGGCTTATCCTGGGTTCCGGCCTCGGCGACCTGGCCGACCAGGTGGAGGACGCCGTGAAGGTCCCGTACAACGAGATTCCCCACTTCCCCGTTTCCACCGCGCCCGGCCACGCAGGCCGGCTGGTGATCGGCCGCCTGGAAGGAAAGCCGGTGGTCGCCATGCAGGGGCGCGTCCACTTCTACGAGGGCTATACCATGGAGCAGGTCACCTTCCCGGTGCGCGTCATGCGTGCCCTGGGCGTCGAGACCCTGATCGTGACCTGCGCCGCGGGCGGGCTCAACCCGTCGTTCTCCGCCGGCGACCTCATGCTGATCACCGACCACATCAACTTCATGGGGCAGGACCCGCTGCGGGGCCCCAACGACGAGCGGCTCGGCCCGCGCTTCCCGGCCACCGTCGGCGCCTACACGCCGGAGCTGCGTGAGCTGGCCGTTGCGGTGGCGCAGGAGATGGGCGTCTCTCTGCGGCAGGGAACGTACACGGCCATCTCAGGGCCTTGCTACAACACCAGCGCGGAGCTCCGGATGCTCCAGCGGTTGGGCGGCGACGCCGTCGGCATGTCCACGGTGCCGGAGGTCGTGACGGCCCGGCACATGGGGCTGCGGGTGCTCGGCATCGCCTGCATCACGGACATGGCGCTGCCCGACGCGCCGGTGCACCTGACCCACGAGCAGGTGCTGGAAGTCGCCAACCGCACGAAGCCCCTGTTCCAGAACCTGGTGCGCGGCGTGGTGCGGCGGATCTGA
- the pfkA gene encoding 6-phosphofructokinase produces the protein MRKIGVLTSGGDAPGMNAAVRAAVRRGISLGAEVVGVRRGYAGLIAGEFVDLGVSSVGDIIHRGGTFLQTARSDHFLTPEGQAQALAKAREAGIEGLVVIGGDGSFRGALRLTELGLPAVGVPATIDNDIYGTDLTIGFDTAVNTCLDAIRKIRDTATSHERTFVLEVMGRHSGWIALAAGLAGGAESILLPERPMPMEEVVTRLKRGVERGKRHTLIIVAEGVGSGFEVGRQIREMTGYDTRVMVLGHIQRGGSPTALDAMLASRMGAKAAEVLLEEGRGGLFIGVENEQMVTRPLEQVLGRRKEIPDELVDLAEILAI, from the coding sequence ATTCGCAAGATCGGCGTTCTGACCAGCGGAGGCGACGCACCGGGCATGAACGCCGCAGTCCGTGCCGCGGTCCGGCGCGGGATCTCGCTGGGCGCGGAGGTGGTCGGCGTCCGGCGCGGGTACGCTGGTCTCATTGCAGGAGAGTTCGTGGATCTCGGAGTCAGCTCCGTCGGCGATATTATCCATCGCGGCGGCACCTTCCTGCAGACGGCTCGCAGCGACCACTTCCTCACGCCGGAAGGGCAGGCGCAGGCCCTGGCCAAGGCGCGGGAGGCCGGCATCGAGGGGCTCGTGGTGATCGGAGGCGACGGGTCGTTCCGCGGCGCGCTGCGGCTCACGGAGCTGGGGCTGCCCGCCGTCGGCGTGCCTGCCACCATCGACAACGACATCTACGGGACCGACCTCACAATCGGTTTCGACACCGCAGTTAACACGTGTCTCGACGCGATTCGCAAGATCCGCGACACGGCCACCTCTCATGAGCGCACCTTCGTGTTGGAGGTCATGGGTCGCCATTCCGGCTGGATCGCGCTGGCCGCCGGCCTCGCGGGCGGCGCCGAGTCGATCCTGCTCCCCGAGCGTCCGATGCCCATGGAGGAGGTCGTGACCCGCCTGAAGCGGGGCGTGGAGCGGGGCAAGCGGCACACCCTGATCATCGTGGCGGAAGGCGTCGGCTCCGGTTTCGAGGTCGGTAGGCAGATCCGGGAGATGACCGGGTACGACACGCGGGTGATGGTGCTGGGCCACATCCAGCGGGGCGGCTCGCCCACCGCGCTGGATGCGATGCTGGCCTCCCGCATGGGCGCCAAGGCGGCCGAGGTGCTGCTGGAAGAGGGCCGGGGCGGGCTCTTCATCGGCGTGGAGAACGAGCAGATGGTGACCCGGCCGCTGGAGCAGGTGCTGGGCCGCCGCAAGGAGATCCCCGACGAACTTGTTGACCTGGCGGAGATTCTGGCGATCTGA
- the pyk gene encoding pyruvate kinase has translation MLRKTKIVATIGPASEQVEVLTRLIEAGVDVCRLNFSHGTLDEQRRRIENIREAGRRVGKDVAIMIDLKGPEIRIGTFENGKVTLRDGDLFTLTTEPCVGNQERVWVQYPGIVHDVAEGGYLLLDDGNLTFQAVEVTPTEIRCRVIVGGVLSDRKKVNLPGTKVSLPALSEKDIEDIRFGVEMGVDFVAGSFIRKAQDVLEIRRVIEEAGGHQQIISKVESQEGFDNLEAILQVSDGLMVARGDLGVEVPTEEVPLMQKRMIERANAMGKPVITATQMLESMVNRPRPTRAEASDVANAIMDGTDAIMLSAESAAGKYPVEAVRTMATIARRTEEALDHSQLMARRGRFGRMDSVTEAISHATVTTAHDLGATAIVSATTSGFTARMVSKYRPGCPIIAVTPDPRVARQLRLVWGVFPVVEPVASGTEDLTQRAVEGALVSGLVKNGDLVVITAGLPVGVKGTTNLLKVHTVADVLAQGTGIGRQPVTGRAVIVRSEEDLARVQPGDILVSRLTDADCVPAMERAAGIITEEGGLTSHAAVAGISLGKPVIVGAEGATRRIPDGAIITMDVAHGLVLRGEATVK, from the coding sequence ATGCTGCGAAAGACGAAGATCGTGGCCACCATCGGCCCGGCCAGCGAGCAGGTGGAGGTGCTGACCCGGCTGATCGAGGCGGGTGTCGATGTCTGTCGGCTCAACTTCAGCCACGGCACCCTCGACGAGCAGAGGCGCCGGATCGAGAACATCCGTGAGGCCGGCCGCCGGGTGGGCAAGGACGTCGCGATCATGATCGACCTGAAGGGGCCCGAGATCCGCATCGGAACGTTCGAGAACGGCAAGGTCACGCTGCGGGACGGGGACCTCTTCACCCTGACCACGGAGCCTTGCGTCGGCAACCAGGAGCGGGTCTGGGTCCAGTACCCCGGGATCGTTCACGACGTGGCCGAGGGCGGGTACCTGCTGCTGGATGACGGCAACCTGACGTTCCAGGCGGTGGAGGTGACGCCCACCGAGATCCGTTGCCGGGTGATCGTCGGCGGCGTCCTGTCCGACCGCAAGAAGGTGAACCTGCCCGGCACGAAGGTCTCGCTGCCCGCGCTGTCCGAGAAGGACATCGAGGACATCCGCTTCGGCGTCGAGATGGGCGTCGACTTCGTGGCCGGCTCGTTCATCCGGAAGGCCCAGGACGTGCTGGAGATCCGCCGGGTGATCGAGGAGGCGGGCGGCCACCAGCAGATCATCTCGAAGGTGGAGTCCCAGGAGGGGTTCGACAACCTGGAGGCCATCCTGCAGGTCTCCGACGGCCTGATGGTGGCCCGCGGCGACCTGGGGGTGGAGGTGCCCACCGAAGAGGTGCCGCTGATGCAGAAGCGGATGATCGAGCGGGCCAATGCCATGGGCAAGCCCGTGATCACCGCGACGCAGATGCTGGAGTCCATGGTCAACCGGCCCCGTCCGACCCGGGCCGAGGCCTCCGACGTGGCCAACGCGATCATGGACGGCACCGACGCCATCATGCTGTCGGCGGAGTCCGCCGCCGGCAAGTACCCGGTGGAGGCGGTGCGGACGATGGCGACGATCGCCCGCCGCACCGAGGAGGCGCTGGACCACTCGCAGCTGATGGCCCGACGCGGCCGCTTCGGCCGGATGGACAGCGTCACCGAGGCCATCTCCCACGCGACGGTGACCACGGCCCACGACCTGGGCGCCACGGCCATCGTCTCGGCCACCACCTCGGGCTTTACCGCCCGTATGGTGTCCAAGTACCGCCCGGGCTGCCCCATCATCGCCGTGACCCCGGATCCGCGGGTCGCGCGGCAGCTGCGGCTGGTCTGGGGCGTTTTCCCCGTCGTCGAGCCGGTGGCCTCGGGCACTGAGGACCTGACCCAGCGGGCCGTGGAAGGGGCCCTGGTTTCCGGGCTGGTGAAGAACGGCGACCTGGTCGTCATCACCGCCGGTCTGCCGGTGGGGGTGAAGGGCACCACCAACCTGCTGAAGGTGCACACGGTGGCGGACGTGCTGGCCCAGGGTACGGGCATCGGCCGGCAGCCGGTCACGGGGCGGGCCGTCATCGTGCGGTCCGAGGAGGACCTGGCCCGCGTGCAGCCCGGCGACATCCTGGTCAGCAGGCTGACCGACGCCGACTGCGTCCCCGCGATGGAGCGGGCCGCGGGGATCATCACGGAAGAGGGCGGCCTGACCTCGCACGCGGCGGTGGCCGGCATCTCGCTGGGCAAGCCCGTGATCGTGGGCGCCGAGGGCGCCACCCGCCGCATTCCCGACGGGGCGATCATCACGATGGACGTGGCCCATGGCCTGGTCTTGCGCGGCGAGGCCACCGTCAAGTAA